In bacterium 336/3, the following proteins share a genomic window:
- a CDS encoding secretion protein HylD — protein MKSKRLIHQIGLLSCVIISSCSSENKLSEEKPTLPVITISAQKVQVEEPYVAEIQAIKNVEIRNRVTGFLDYILVDEGKKVSKGQVLFKINESEYQTELAKTTANLQTSIAEAKSAELEVNRISLLVEKQVIGKVELEMAKAKLAAAQAKIEEARSNQQRATLNLSYTTITAPFDGLLDRIPLKMGSLLQEGTLLTTISDIQDVYAYFRVSESQYIQYRRKRIEDSTYTIGNVKLILADGTIYPLEGKIETVEGDFETTTGTIAFRARFNNPNRLLKHGSSGKVLITNTINNAIVIPQKAVFEIQDKNYVYVVNEQNQVKMKSFTTKKRLDKYYIVESGLQMGDKIVYEGIQNLKDGAFISPQPIKQDDFQVSTL, from the coding sequence ATGAAGTCGAAAAGATTAATACATCAGATTGGTTTATTGAGTTGTGTGATTATTTCATCTTGTAGCTCAGAGAATAAACTTTCAGAAGAAAAACCTACTTTACCTGTTATTACCATTTCTGCCCAAAAAGTCCAAGTGGAAGAACCTTATGTTGCAGAAATTCAAGCAATTAAAAATGTAGAAATTCGTAATAGAGTAACAGGATTTTTAGATTATATTTTAGTAGATGAAGGAAAAAAGGTAAGCAAAGGACAAGTATTATTTAAAATTAATGAGTCCGAATATCAAACTGAATTAGCTAAAACAACAGCTAATCTACAAACCTCCATTGCAGAAGCTAAATCAGCAGAACTAGAAGTAAATAGAATTTCACTACTTGTTGAAAAGCAAGTAATTGGAAAAGTTGAGTTAGAAATGGCTAAAGCTAAATTAGCAGCTGCTCAAGCCAAAATAGAAGAAGCTCGTTCTAATCAACAGAGAGCTACTCTCAATCTATCTTATACAACTATTACAGCTCCTTTTGATGGCTTATTAGATAGAATACCTCTCAAAATGGGTAGTTTATTACAAGAAGGGACTTTACTAACAACCATCTCAGATATACAAGATGTTTATGCCTATTTCAGAGTATCTGAAAGTCAGTATATTCAGTATCGAAGAAAAAGGATAGAAGATAGTACGTATACGATTGGCAATGTAAAACTTATTTTAGCTGATGGCACTATTTATCCATTGGAAGGGAAAATTGAAACCGTAGAAGGCGATTTTGAGACAACAACAGGAACAATAGCTTTTAGAGCAAGATTTAATAATCCTAACAGACTTTTAAAACATGGTTCAAGTGGGAAAGTTCTGATTACAAATACAATCAACAATGCCATTGTTATTCCACAAAAAGCAGTTTTTGAAATACAAGACAAAAATTATGTGTATGTAGTGAATGAACAGAATCAAGTGAAAATGAAAAGTTTCACAACCAAGAAGCGTTTAGATAAATATTATATTGTTGAATCTGGCTTACAAATGGGAGATAAAATTGTCTATGAAGGTATTCAAAACCTTAAAGATGGGGCATTCATAAGTCCTCAGCCCATTAAACAAGATGACTTCCAAGTCAGTACATTGTAA
- a CDS encoding multidrug transporter AcrB: MIEKFIKRPVLSLVISIFFVLLGGLALSILPVTQFPEIAPPSVTITARYTGANAETCMNAVAIPIEKAVNGVPGMTYMNTVISNSGVTLIQIYFQVGTDPDVAAVNVQNRVATVIDELPEEVIRAGVSTEKEVNSMLMYLNIYSEDKNIEEKFLYNFADINIIKELKRIDGVGFCEILGSQEYSMRVWLKPYRMSAYKISTQEVIDAIKAQNVEAAPGKTGESSAKKAQAMEYVLRYTGKFTTPEQYKNIVIKSNADGSVLRLKDVADVELGSMSYSMISKLNGSPSASIMIKQRPGSNASAVISNIKSKMEELQNSFPPNMKYNVSYDVSRFLDASIHEVIKTLIEALLLVFIVIFIFLQDTRAMLITALSVPVSLVGTLIFLHLMGFSINMLTLFALVLAIGIVVDNAIVVVEAVHAKMQTKGSNVMQATIESMNEITGAIVAITLVMSAVFVPVAFLSGPVGVFYRQFSLTLAFSIVISGINALTLVPALCALWLKHHHNHPIDKKKNLIERFFEKFNQKYTSLENSYKNIITKIASYKKTALLVIGIFIFAIWGISKILPTGFIPTEDQGMIYVSVTSPVGATLERTSSTLDKIQKIIQKEGTVESFSSLAGYSILTESTGSAYGMGMINLKPWDKRDKTTDELIQDFIQKTKNIQEAQIEFFSPPTVPGFGNASGFELRLQDKTGELSLSKMADISNQFIEALKKRPEIASAFTSFNASFPQYLIHIDQDIAAQKGVTAHEALENLQVFIGSYYTSNFIRFGQMYKVMLQAAPEHRMKPDDILKMQIKNKDGDMVPYSTFVRLERIYGAEQITRYNMYLSSLINGEAAKGYSSGEAIKAVEEVAQKTLPKGYVIDWSGITREEILSGNQTFYVFVICLIFVYLLLSAQYESFSLPMAVLLSLPVGIFGSYFFLQIAGLQNNIYAQVALVMLIGLLGKNAILIVEVALQHQKDGKNIIDAVVEGAASRLRPILMTSFAFIAGLIPLCIASGAGALGNRSIGMASVGGMLIGTIVGLFLIPSLYVIFTNKTPSKPLENIPVSVETKDNSFEA; the protein is encoded by the coding sequence ATGATAGAAAAATTTATAAAAAGACCAGTTTTGTCTTTGGTTATATCTATATTTTTTGTGTTACTAGGTGGACTGGCTTTGTCTATTTTACCTGTAACACAATTCCCAGAAATTGCTCCTCCTTCTGTAACTATTACTGCAAGATATACAGGAGCTAACGCCGAAACTTGTATGAATGCCGTAGCTATACCCATTGAAAAAGCTGTAAATGGTGTTCCTGGCATGACATACATGAATACTGTTATCAGTAATAGTGGGGTTACTCTCATTCAAATTTATTTTCAGGTAGGCACAGATCCTGATGTAGCAGCCGTAAACGTACAAAATAGGGTTGCTACTGTTATAGATGAGCTTCCTGAGGAAGTAATTCGTGCAGGTGTTTCCACTGAAAAAGAAGTAAATAGCATGTTGATGTATCTAAACATTTATAGTGAAGACAAAAACATAGAGGAAAAATTTTTATACAATTTTGCAGACATCAACATTATCAAAGAGCTTAAAAGAATAGATGGTGTGGGTTTTTGTGAAATTTTAGGTTCACAAGAATACTCTATGCGTGTATGGCTGAAACCTTATCGAATGTCTGCTTATAAGATTAGCACACAAGAAGTTATAGATGCTATCAAAGCCCAAAATGTAGAAGCAGCACCTGGTAAGACTGGTGAAAGCTCTGCTAAAAAGGCTCAGGCCATGGAGTATGTATTGCGTTATACTGGAAAATTTACAACTCCTGAACAATACAAAAACATTGTTATCAAATCTAATGCAGATGGTTCTGTTTTAAGATTAAAAGACGTTGCAGATGTAGAGCTTGGTTCTATGAGTTATAGTATGATTTCAAAGCTCAATGGCTCTCCCTCAGCTTCTATCATGATTAAACAAAGACCTGGTTCTAATGCTTCTGCTGTAATTTCTAATATTAAGAGTAAAATGGAAGAGTTACAAAATTCTTTTCCTCCAAACATGAAATACAACGTATCCTATGATGTATCTCGATTTTTAGATGCATCCATCCATGAAGTTATCAAAACACTTATTGAAGCTTTATTACTGGTATTTATAGTAATTTTTATTTTCCTACAAGATACACGAGCCATGCTCATTACAGCACTATCTGTACCTGTTTCTTTGGTGGGTACGCTTATCTTCCTACATCTCATGGGCTTTTCTATCAATATGCTAACACTTTTTGCATTGGTGTTGGCTATTGGGATTGTAGTAGATAATGCTATTGTGGTAGTAGAGGCTGTACATGCTAAAATGCAAACCAAAGGTTCTAATGTGATGCAGGCTACTATTGAGTCTATGAACGAAATTACTGGAGCTATTGTAGCCATTACCCTTGTTATGTCAGCAGTATTTGTGCCTGTTGCTTTTTTATCGGGTCCTGTAGGCGTTTTTTATCGCCAGTTTTCTCTTACACTAGCATTTTCTATTGTCATATCAGGAATTAACGCTCTAACGCTTGTTCCAGCTTTATGTGCTTTATGGCTAAAACACCATCATAACCACCCTATTGACAAAAAGAAAAATTTGATAGAAAGATTTTTTGAGAAATTCAATCAGAAATATACATCTCTTGAAAATAGTTATAAAAATATCATTACTAAAATAGCTTCTTATAAAAAAACAGCCCTCTTGGTAATTGGTATCTTTATATTTGCTATTTGGGGAATTTCTAAAATTTTACCTACAGGTTTTATTCCTACAGAAGATCAGGGAATGATTTATGTGAGTGTAACCTCTCCAGTAGGTGCAACTCTTGAACGAACAAGTTCTACTCTCGATAAAATTCAAAAAATTATACAAAAAGAAGGCACTGTAGAATCTTTTTCATCGTTGGCAGGTTATAGCATTCTTACAGAATCTACAGGCTCTGCCTATGGTATGGGAATGATTAACCTCAAACCTTGGGACAAACGCGATAAAACCACGGATGAGCTTATTCAGGATTTTATCCAGAAAACCAAAAATATTCAGGAAGCTCAGATTGAATTCTTCTCTCCTCCTACTGTACCAGGCTTTGGCAATGCCAGTGGTTTTGAATTAAGATTGCAAGACAAAACAGGAGAATTATCTCTTTCCAAAATGGCAGATATTTCTAATCAGTTTATTGAAGCCCTCAAAAAACGCCCTGAAATTGCCTCTGCCTTTACAAGTTTCAATGCTAGTTTCCCTCAATATCTTATCCATATTGACCAAGATATTGCTGCTCAAAAAGGTGTTACGGCACATGAAGCCCTAGAAAACCTCCAGGTATTTATTGGAAGTTATTATACTTCTAATTTTATTAGGTTCGGGCAAATGTACAAGGTTATGTTGCAGGCTGCTCCAGAACATCGTATGAAACCAGATGATATTCTTAAAATGCAAATTAAGAATAAAGATGGCGATATGGTGCCTTACTCAACATTTGTACGTCTTGAAAGAATTTATGGAGCTGAGCAAATTACCAGATACAATATGTATCTCTCATCACTCATCAACGGAGAAGCTGCCAAAGGCTATAGTAGTGGAGAAGCCATTAAAGCTGTTGAAGAAGTTGCTCAAAAAACTCTTCCCAAAGGATATGTCATTGATTGGTCAGGGATTACACGTGAAGAAATTCTTTCAGGAAATCAAACCTTTTATGTATTTGTTATTTGCTTGATTTTTGTGTATTTATTGCTTTCTGCCCAATATGAAAGTTTTTCTTTACCAATGGCTGTTCTTTTATCTTTACCTGTGGGTATTTTTGGCTCCTACTTTTTCCTCCAGATTGCTGGTTTACAAAATAATATTTATGCACAGGTAGCTTTGGTAATGCTGATAGGATTGCTGGGAAAAAATGCTATCCTTATTGTTGAAGTGGCTTTACAACACCAGAAAGATGGAAAAAATATTATAGATGCTGTTGTAGAGGGTGCTGCCTCACGTTTAAGACCTATTCTGATGACTTCATTTGCCTTTATTGCAGGCTTAATACCACTTTGTATAGCATCTGGGGCTGGAGCTTTAGGAAATAGGTCTATTGGAATGGCATCTGTAGGAGGCATGCTCATAGGAACTATCGTTGGCTTATTCTTGATTCCAAGTTTGTATGTAATTTTTACTAACAAAACACCATCCAAACCTCTTGAAAACATCCCTGTTTCTGTTGAAACAAAGGATAATTCTTTTGAAGCATAA
- a CDS encoding transposase produces the protein MAFAYSIRNQGGVHFVTFTIHQWADVFTRQIYVDEYLSSIKYCQENKGLEIYAWVIMSNHVHMIVRAKDENLSDIIRDLKKYTSKKLYKAISENPQESRKEWLLKVLSYQEKIWFWEEGYHGEEIYDIDFYNSKVNYIHLNPVRAGIVEKEEEYLNSSASEYYGIRKGKLKLKLSLFG, from the coding sequence ATGGCATTTGCATATTCTATACGAAATCAAGGAGGTGTTCATTTTGTAACATTTACAATACATCAATGGGCTGATGTATTTACTCGTCAAATATATGTGGATGAGTACTTGTCAAGTATTAAATATTGCCAAGAAAACAAAGGTTTAGAAATATATGCTTGGGTTATTATGAGTAATCATGTACACATGATTGTCAGAGCTAAAGATGAAAATTTAAGTGATATTATCCGAGATTTAAAAAAATATACATCTAAAAAGTTATATAAAGCTATATCAGAAAATCCTCAAGAAAGTAGAAAAGAATGGCTCTTGAAAGTTTTGAGTTATCAGGAAAAAATATGGTTTTGGGAAGAGGGTTATCATGGAGAAGAAATCTATGATATTGATTTTTACAATTCTAAGGTAAATTATATTCATCTAAATCCTGTCAGGGCTGGAATTGTAGAAAAAGAAGAAGAGTATTTGAATAGCAGTGCAAGTGAATATTATGGTATTAGAAAAGGAAAGTTAAAGTTAAAATTAAGTTTATTTGGTTAA
- a CDS encoding UDP-N-acetylglucosamine 1-carboxyvinyltransferase: MASFQVKGGNRLRGELQPQGAKNEALQILCAVLLTPEPITIHNIPNIRDVNKLIEILQDLGVKADKVDTHSYRFEARNVNLEYLETPAYIQKASALRGSIMVLGPLLARFGTSKIPKPGGDKIGRRRLDTHFLGFQELGAKFEYNAQTEFYEIDATNLQGKYILLDEASVTGTANILMAAVLAKGTTTIYHAACEPYIQQLCKMLNRMGAKITGIGSNLLNIEGVEALHGTEHTLLPDMIEIGSFIGLAAMTASEIRIKNCAIPELGCIPRVFGKLGIQMELQGDDIFIPAQERYSIDTFIDGSILKVDDAPWPGFTPDLLSIVLVTAIQAQGTVLVHQKMFESRLFFVDKLIDMGAQIILNDPHRATVIGLDRKYPLRGIKMSSPDIRAGVALLIAALSADGISVIENSEQIDRGYQNIDGRLNAIGAEIKRI, translated from the coding sequence ATGGCTTCATTTCAAGTAAAAGGGGGGAATCGTCTGCGTGGCGAATTACAACCACAAGGAGCAAAAAACGAGGCTTTGCAAATTCTTTGTGCTGTTTTACTTACTCCAGAACCTATTACGATTCATAATATTCCTAATATCAGAGATGTTAATAAATTAATTGAAATTCTACAAGATTTAGGTGTAAAAGCGGATAAAGTAGATACTCATAGCTATCGTTTTGAAGCTCGAAATGTCAATTTGGAGTATCTCGAAACACCTGCCTATATTCAAAAAGCATCTGCTTTAAGAGGCTCTATTATGGTTTTAGGTCCACTTTTAGCTCGTTTCGGAACAAGTAAAATACCCAAACCAGGAGGTGATAAAATAGGTAGAAGAAGACTTGATACTCACTTCTTGGGTTTTCAGGAGCTTGGTGCAAAATTTGAATACAACGCTCAAACAGAATTCTATGAAATAGACGCAACCAATTTACAAGGTAAATATATTTTGTTGGACGAGGCTTCTGTGACAGGTACAGCCAATATCTTGATGGCTGCTGTACTTGCAAAAGGTACAACCACTATCTATCATGCTGCTTGTGAGCCTTATATCCAACAGCTTTGTAAAATGCTCAACAGAATGGGAGCTAAAATTACAGGAATTGGTTCGAATTTACTCAATATTGAAGGTGTTGAGGCTTTGCATGGTACAGAACACACGTTATTACCTGATATGATTGAAATAGGAAGTTTTATAGGTCTTGCAGCCATGACTGCTTCCGAAATTCGTATTAAGAATTGTGCAATCCCAGAATTGGGTTGTATTCCAAGAGTATTTGGGAAATTGGGTATTCAAATGGAATTGCAGGGAGATGATATTTTTATTCCTGCTCAAGAACGTTACAGTATAGATACATTTATTGATGGTTCTATTTTGAAGGTAGATGATGCCCCTTGGCCTGGTTTTACACCCGATTTGCTGAGTATTGTACTTGTTACGGCTATTCAAGCACAGGGAACAGTACTTGTTCATCAAAAGATGTTTGAAAGCAGGCTATTTTTTGTAGATAAACTCATTGATATGGGGGCTCAAATTATCCTCAACGACCCTCACAGAGCTACTGTAATCGGGCTGGATAGAAAATACCCTCTAAGAGGTATTAAAATGAGTTCTCCAGACATCAGGGCAGGGGTTGCTCTTCTGATAGCTGCTCTTTCGGCTGATGGTATCAGTGTCATTGAAAATAGCGAACAGATAGACAGAGGCTATCAAAACATTGATGGAAGACTCAATGCTATTGGTGCAGAGATTAAAAGAATTTAA
- a CDS encoding S-adenosylmethionine:tRNA ribosyltransferase-isomerase translates to MKLSDYAFDLPTNLIALYPNPNRDEAKLMVINRATQTIEHKLFKDVLDYFDDGDVMAVNDTKVFPARLYGNKEKTGADIEVFLLRELNKPAHLWDVLVDPARKIRVGNKLYFGDGELVAEVIDNTTNRGRTIRFLWDGEEEEFYKTVYGLGETPLPKIITKRRKTEKEDEDRFQSIFAKETGAVAAPMACLHFTKQLVKRLAIKGVDIQPLTLHVSLGTFKSVDVEDLTKHKTDSEQFKIPEATAERINQALDSKKRVCAVGSSVIRSLESSVSANGRVKPVDAWTDKFIFTPYEFKIANSYITNFHIPESTLLMAACAFGGYDLIMKAYEIAIQEEYRFHTYGDAMLII, encoded by the coding sequence ATGAAGTTATCGGATTACGCCTTTGATTTGCCCACCAATTTAATCGCTTTATATCCTAATCCAAACAGAGATGAAGCCAAACTGATGGTTATCAATAGAGCTACTCAAACCATAGAACACAAATTATTCAAAGATGTTTTGGATTATTTTGATGATGGGGATGTAATGGCAGTAAACGATACAAAGGTATTTCCAGCAAGACTTTATGGCAATAAAGAAAAGACAGGAGCTGATATTGAAGTATTTTTGCTAAGAGAGTTGAACAAACCTGCTCACCTTTGGGATGTTCTTGTTGACCCTGCTCGTAAGATAAGAGTTGGTAATAAATTATATTTTGGTGATGGTGAACTTGTTGCAGAGGTAATAGACAATACGACCAACAGAGGAAGAACCATTCGTTTTTTGTGGGATGGAGAAGAAGAAGAATTTTACAAAACAGTTTATGGTTTAGGAGAAACGCCACTTCCTAAAATCATTACCAAACGTAGAAAAACAGAAAAAGAAGACGAAGACCGTTTTCAAAGCATTTTTGCCAAAGAAACTGGAGCAGTTGCTGCACCTATGGCTTGTTTGCATTTCACCAAACAACTTGTGAAAAGACTGGCTATCAAAGGAGTAGATATTCAACCTCTCACGCTTCATGTAAGTTTAGGTACATTCAAATCGGTAGATGTTGAAGATTTGACCAAACACAAAACAGACTCTGAACAATTTAAAATTCCTGAAGCAACAGCTGAAAGAATCAATCAGGCTTTGGATAGCAAAAAACGAGTTTGTGCAGTAGGTTCAAGTGTAATTCGTTCTTTAGAATCGTCTGTTTCGGCAAATGGCAGAGTAAAGCCTGTGGATGCATGGACAGATAAATTTATTTTTACACCTTATGAATTTAAAATTGCTAATTCTTATATTACAAATTTCCATATACCTGAAAGTACACTTCTAATGGCTGCTTGTGCATTTGGAGGCTATGATCTAATTATGAAGGCTTATGAAATAGCAATACAAGAAGAATATCGTTTCCATACATACGGAGATGCTATGTTAATTATCTAA
- a CDS encoding serine protease, whose translation MKRVIQNILVSALAGFGGAFVFYSVVPQLHQPQTESFVNQTYTQRPIQKVGDEDEIQDIPQSPPDFVQASAISTQSVVYIKNISRRQTVDMFDLYFGGGGYGDNRVVASGSGVIFTADGYIITNNHVIEGAESIEVIHSKKTYKAKIIGRDPSTDLALLKIDAKGLPNIRLARSKEVQIGEWVLAVGNPFNLTSTVTAGIVSAKGRSLQLLSRSARFPIESFIQTDAAINPGNSGGALVNLKGELIGINTAILSQTGSYTGYGFAVPVDIVAKVVNDLIQHGEVQKAFVGLDVMDLDSEVAKEFGIKELEGVVIQKVMQEGAAFGAGLKRGDVIVKINQETINSKADFDENLSYYKPGDEITITYKRAGKTEQKKIKLTNKQGTTDASKKETLSADDLGVDLEVLPKVEKEKIGLKNGVRILNLRNGFFRNNGFEEGFIILKINGVEVSTAEQALELITKSNRKITIEGVDRYGQFAYYSFSR comes from the coding sequence ATGAAAAGAGTCATTCAGAATATTTTGGTAAGTGCTTTGGCTGGATTTGGAGGTGCTTTTGTATTTTATAGTGTTGTTCCACAACTCCATCAGCCACAAACAGAGAGTTTTGTAAATCAAACATATACACAACGACCTATTCAAAAAGTAGGTGATGAAGATGAAATTCAAGATATTCCACAGAGTCCACCCGATTTTGTGCAAGCCTCTGCGATTTCTACGCAAAGTGTTGTGTACATCAAAAATATATCTCGCAGACAAACTGTAGATATGTTCGATTTATATTTTGGTGGTGGTGGTTATGGAGATAACCGAGTTGTAGCATCAGGTTCAGGTGTTATTTTTACAGCAGATGGTTATATTATTACCAACAACCATGTAATTGAAGGAGCCGAAAGCATAGAGGTTATTCATAGTAAAAAAACCTACAAAGCCAAAATTATAGGCAGAGACCCCTCTACCGATTTAGCGTTGCTCAAAATAGATGCAAAAGGTTTACCAAACATTCGTTTGGCTCGTTCCAAAGAAGTACAAATTGGCGAATGGGTATTAGCAGTGGGTAATCCTTTTAATCTAACCTCTACTGTTACGGCAGGCATTGTGAGTGCCAAAGGGCGTAGTTTACAGCTTTTGAGTCGTAGTGCTCGCTTTCCTATCGAATCGTTTATTCAAACAGATGCAGCTATTAACCCTGGCAATAGTGGTGGAGCTTTGGTAAATTTGAAAGGTGAATTGATTGGTATCAATACTGCTATTTTATCGCAAACAGGTTCTTATACTGGTTATGGTTTTGCTGTACCAGTAGATATTGTGGCAAAAGTTGTAAACGATTTGATTCAGCATGGTGAAGTACAAAAAGCTTTTGTGGGTTTAGATGTGATGGATTTGGACTCAGAAGTAGCCAAAGAATTTGGTATCAAGGAATTAGAAGGTGTTGTCATTCAGAAAGTAATGCAAGAAGGAGCAGCTTTTGGAGCAGGTTTGAAACGTGGTGATGTGATTGTAAAAATTAATCAGGAAACAATCAATTCCAAAGCTGATTTTGATGAAAACTTAAGTTACTACAAACCTGGTGATGAAATTACGATTACTTACAAACGAGCAGGTAAAACAGAACAAAAGAAAATCAAATTGACCAATAAACAAGGTACAACAGATGCCAGCAAGAAAGAAACCCTTTCTGCTGACGATTTGGGTGTTGATTTAGAAGTTTTGCCCAAAGTAGAAAAAGAGAAAATTGGCTTGAAAAATGGAGTAAGAATTTTGAATCTCAGAAATGGGTTTTTCAGAAACAATGGTTTTGAAGAAGGTTTTATTATTCTGAAAATCAATGGAGTAGAAGTTTCAACAGCAGAACAAGCTTTAGAATTGATTACCAAGTCCAATCGAAAGATTACCATTGAAGGAGTTGACCGATACGGACAATTTGCTTATTACTCATTTTCTCGATAA
- a CDS encoding ABC transporter, with protein MHSLKHLNKYLYKYKHLLALGILFTVISNFFLILPAQVVRYAFNAVEETIDWFFLLKGFVCQKEIEDAFTFNILIYGGIILMMALLRGFFLFLVRQTLIVMSRFIEYDLKSEIYEHYQSLPLSFYRKNKTGDLMARISEDVSQVRMYLGPGIMYGINLIAVFVMVIPYMLSVDYKLTMYSLLPLPFLSISIYIVNNIINRRSEQIQQSLSRLSSFVQEAFSGIRVIKAFAREKSSVDNFTKESGIYRQKSLKLTIAEAWFFPLVLALIGLSNILVVYVGGLEVINGTLTRGHIAEFILYLNMMIWPVTSLGWIASIIQKASVSQRRINEFLAVKTDIISEGNQLMPIKGNISFKNVSLVYPDTGIKALENINFDVHSGESIAILGTTGSGKSTLANLLCRMYDTTQGEILIDGINIKQYNLQHLRSQMGYVPQDVFLFSDTVANNIGFGSKEISEEQMMQAAKWADVYQNIMDFPQQFKTVVGERGITLSGGQKQRVSIARALVKNPTIMILDDCLSAVDTKTENSILNQLQNLMEGKTTVIISHRISSAKLADKILVLDEGHVVEQGSHEELMALKGTYKDLYEKQLQIEEVEES; from the coding sequence ATGCATTCTTTAAAACATCTCAATAAATATTTATATAAATACAAGCATTTGCTTGCTTTGGGTATTCTGTTTACAGTAATATCCAATTTTTTTCTGATTTTACCTGCTCAGGTGGTTCGGTATGCCTTCAATGCTGTTGAGGAAACGATTGACTGGTTTTTCTTACTCAAAGGCTTTGTTTGTCAGAAAGAAATAGAAGACGCTTTTACGTTCAATATCCTCATTTATGGAGGTATTATCCTGATGATGGCATTGTTACGAGGTTTTTTCTTGTTTTTGGTAAGACAAACACTCATTGTCATGTCTAGATTTATTGAGTACGATCTCAAAAGTGAAATCTATGAACATTATCAGTCTTTGCCACTCAGTTTTTATAGAAAGAATAAAACAGGCGATTTGATGGCTCGTATTTCTGAAGATGTAAGCCAAGTTCGTATGTACTTGGGTCCAGGAATTATGTATGGTATCAATCTGATAGCTGTATTTGTGATGGTTATCCCTTATATGCTTTCTGTGGACTACAAACTAACCATGTATAGTTTATTACCCTTACCATTTTTATCTATTAGTATTTATATTGTCAATAACATCATCAATCGCCGTTCGGAGCAAATACAGCAAAGTTTATCGAGGCTTTCTTCGTTTGTTCAAGAGGCCTTTTCGGGTATTAGAGTTATCAAGGCTTTTGCGAGAGAAAAGAGTTCAGTTGATAATTTTACCAAAGAAAGTGGAATATACAGACAAAAATCTTTAAAGCTAACCATTGCAGAAGCTTGGTTTTTCCCACTTGTTCTGGCTCTGATAGGCTTGAGTAATATTTTAGTAGTGTATGTAGGAGGCTTAGAAGTTATTAACGGAACACTGACAAGAGGACATATCGCAGAGTTTATTTTATATTTGAACATGATGATTTGGCCAGTTACTTCACTAGGTTGGATTGCTAGTATTATTCAGAAAGCATCTGTTTCACAACGCCGTATCAACGAGTTTTTGGCTGTAAAAACAGATATTATTTCAGAAGGAAACCAATTAATGCCTATTAAAGGAAATATTTCTTTCAAAAATGTATCGTTGGTGTATCCTGACACAGGTATCAAGGCATTAGAAAATATTAATTTTGATGTACATAGTGGTGAGTCTATTGCTATTTTAGGAACAACAGGCTCAGGAAAAAGTACACTTGCTAACTTGCTTTGTCGTATGTATGATACCACACAAGGAGAAATTTTGATAGATGGTATCAATATCAAACAATATAATTTACAGCATCTGCGTAGTCAGATGGGTTATGTTCCCCAAGATGTTTTCTTGTTTTCAGATACTGTTGCCAACAATATTGGTTTTGGTTCTAAAGAAATCTCAGAAGAACAAATGATGCAAGCTGCTAAATGGGCTGATGTTTACCAAAATATTATGGATTTTCCTCAGCAATTTAAAACAGTTGTTGGAGAGAGAGGTATCACACTCTCAGGTGGTCAGAAACAACGAGTTTCGATTGCAAGAGCTCTTGTGAAAAACCCAACTATTATGATTTTAGATGATTGTCTTTCAGCTGTTGATACCAAAACGGAAAACTCCATACTCAATCAATTACAAAACTTAATGGAAGGTAAAACAACGGTTATTATTTCTCATCGAATTTCTTCAGCGAAACTGGCAGATAAGATTTTGGTGTTAGATGAGGGACATGTAGTAGAGCAAGGCTCTCATGAAGAACTGATGGCGTTAAAGGGCACGTACAAAGATCTTTACGAAAAACAACTCCAAATAGAAGAGGTGGAAGAAAGCTAA